The Hordeum vulgare subsp. vulgare chromosome 7H, MorexV3_pseudomolecules_assembly, whole genome shotgun sequence DNA window GGCTGACATTTTGCATCATTATTCACCTCAAAACAGACATGATAATTAAGAGAATGCCGATGAAAACTCCTGAGAAAACAGGACCCTACCACCAAGGGGTCCTTGTGATACTACCGGGCATTCCTCGGTGATATAGATTCTTGTATACTACCTGCTATTCCTGGGTGATAGTGCCAGAAAACGTCttacattatgggacggaggaagtaattAAATTTGGAAATGGCATTTTGAAATTAATGGTAACAAAATATATCCTGTATGCAAGTGCTGTTCTTTTCTTGAACCATTTCTCCTTTCTTAGCTGTGCCATGATGTAGCTTTGTGTGCAGTAGTTTACTTTTGAATTTACTATCCTTGATGTTCTTATACGCTGCTGTTTGTCCTCCTCTTTCAGCCGGTTTCTGCAATGCAGAGGCCCATTTGCTCAAAGAAGGCACCCATTGGTTGATGATGCAGTAGTTTCTGGGATTCAGAGATGCATAGACAATGGTACTCAGTTCCGTGGTGATCTGTTGAATTTCAGAAAAGATGGCTTTCCATTGATGAACAGGTTGCATCTGACCCCTATATATGGAGATGATGATATCATCACCCATTATATGGGCATTCAGTTCTTCACTAATGCAAATGTTGATTTGGGACCAGTACCTGGCTCAGTTACAAGAGAACCTGTGAGATCTACACGGTTTGCTCCGGATAACTTTTTCCGGCCCATAACCACCGGACTAGAGCAGGACAACTTCTGCAGGGAGTATTCCAGTCTCTTCCAGCTAACTGATGAAGTACTTTGCCAGAGTATTTTGTCAAGGTTGTCTCCAAGAGATGTCGCATCTGTGAGCTCTGTATGTCGACGGTTGTATGACTTAACAAAAAatgaagatctttggagaatggtTTGCCGTAATGCATGGGGTAGTGAGACTACTCAAGCTCTTGAGACTGTGCCTGCTGCGAAAAGATTGGGCTGGGGTCGGTTGGCCAGAGAACTAACCACCCTGGAAGCTGTTGCCTGGAGGAAATTGACAGTTGGAGGTGCAGTGGAGCCATCTCGATGCAACTTCAGTGCTTGTGCTGTAGGGAATCGTGTTGTTCTCTTTGGCGGGGAAGGTGTTAACATGCAACCGATGAATGACACATTTGTGTTGGATTTGAATGCTAGCAATCCGGAGTGGAGACATGTCAATGTAAGCTCAGCTCCTCCAGGCCGCTGGGGCCATACACTATCGTGCCTAAATGGATCTTGGTTAGTTGTGTTCGGGGGATGTGGAAGGCAGGGCCTTCTTAATGATGTATTCATGCTGGATTTGGATGCGAAACACCCAACTTGGCGGGAGATCCCTGGTGTTGCACCACCAGTTCCGCGTTCATGGCACAGCTCCTGCACTTTGGATGGGACAAAGTTGGTGGTGTCTGGTGGTTGTGCTGACTCAGGTGTACTACTCAGTGATACCTTTCTTCTTGATGTAAGCATGGACAGACCTGTATGGAGGGAAGTACCTGCATCTTGGACACCACCTTCTAGATTGGGCCACTCAATGTCTGTCTATGATGGTAGGAAAATTCTGATGTTCGGCGGTCTTGCCAAGAGCGGTCCTCTCCGACTACGATCCAGTGATGTGTTCACAATGGACTTGAGCGAAGAAGAGCCCTGCTGGCGGTGCCTCACCGGGAGTGGAATGCCTGGGGCGGGAAATCCGGCTGGAGCTGGTCCGCCTCCTCGTCTTGATCATGTTGCTGTGAGCTTGCCAGGGGGAAGAGTGTTGATATTTGGTGGATCAGTGGCAGGCCTCCACTCGGCATCACAGCTGTATCTCTTGGATCCGACTGAAGAGAAACCTACCTGGAGGATACTTAATGTTCCTGGGCGACCTCCGCGATTTGCGTGGGGCCACAGTACTTGTGTCGTTGGAGGTACAAAAGCGATAGTGCTTGGAGGACAAACTGGAGAAGAGTGGATGCTCACTGAAGTACACGAGCTCTCTCTGGCTAGTAGTAACTCAGTCTGAGGTACAAAGGTCTTTGCAGCAAGCTTCCCTGAAAACAAATGGGATCTTTCATGTGGCGTTAAACTTGATCGTCTTCAGCACCAGGGCTGGAGCACTGAATGTTTGGCGCTCCGAATGGATGTATTTTCCTGGAAGAGAGAAATGGTTGGGTCTGAAGTAAAGATTAAACCTCTTAAACCGGGGTTGCTTGCTATGTGTAGCTAATGGGTAGTGatatgtttttcttgttgtttgttTGGTCTTCATATGAGATAAGTATAATTCATAAGCTACTCCCATGGAATGAGTATCAGTTTTATGTATTCCCAGACGATTCTGACTTCCATTCTGTTAGGTTAAGAAAAAAGGATTACGCTGTACAGATGAATCCTCTTTTGTTTTTTGTGAAAACTGTGATAGTTATGAGATGTATGGGTGGTCTTGGATCAATCCTCCTTTTCCTGTAAGACATGTAGCAGGctgtagcaagtttccctcaggtGAGCTTATTAGTTGTGTGTGTGTtaacttttcctttttttttccctctcttgttgtagacaAATAATGTACAGTTATTTTGTGTGTGTAACAATGCTGAACTGTCATGTT harbors:
- the LOC123407075 gene encoding adagio-like protein 1; the encoded protein is MEWDSESDGGGSAGSGDEMEEEEEGGEMVVVGGAGGSGSGSGSEGGGGGGGGIGGGDGVGGMFTFAIEGMLRGAGPYGLVVTDALEPDCPIIYVNRGFEDATGYRAEEVLGRNCRFLQCRGPFAQRRHPLVDDAVVSGIQRCIDNGTQFRGDLLNFRKDGFPLMNRLHLTPIYGDDDIITHYMGIQFFTNANVDLGPVPGSVTREPVRSTRFAPDNFFRPITTGLEQDNFCREYSSLFQLTDEVLCQSILSRLSPRDVASVSSVCRRLYDLTKNEDLWRMVCRNAWGSETTQALETVPAAKRLGWGRLARELTTLEAVAWRKLTVGGAVEPSRCNFSACAVGNRVVLFGGEGVNMQPMNDTFVLDLNASNPEWRHVNVSSAPPGRWGHTLSCLNGSWLVVFGGCGRQGLLNDVFMLDLDAKHPTWREIPGVAPPVPRSWHSSCTLDGTKLVVSGGCADSGVLLSDTFLLDVSMDRPVWREVPASWTPPSRLGHSMSVYDGRKILMFGGLAKSGPLRLRSSDVFTMDLSEEEPCWRCLTGSGMPGAGNPAGAGPPPRLDHVAVSLPGGRVLIFGGSVAGLHSASQLYLLDPTEEKPTWRILNVPGRPPRFAWGHSTCVVGGTKAIVLGGQTGEEWMLTEVHELSLASSNSV